In Micromonospora sp. NBC_01813, the following are encoded in one genomic region:
- a CDS encoding endonuclease/exonuclease/phosphatase family protein, with translation MSVNAWGGALADELLGWLPSSAADVICLQEVTRTPGLTGWTRFSDAERNLPQRASLLDDVRTVLPRHQAYFVASDSGPVSDHAGSRHRQDFGLATFVAEQLPVVGVGSAFVHGEFVDHPEWTADRPRVALAVGTVGRGLVWVVQVHGLRDPTGKGDTTARRRQAERLAGLVSRVRGPRDLVVVCGDFNLLPGSETFHVLAGVGLTDLVGTADTRTSHYPKPVRHASYLLVSDVAAVERFQVLREPEVSDHRALILDVRT, from the coding sequence GTGAGCGTCAATGCCTGGGGCGGCGCGTTGGCCGATGAACTGCTCGGCTGGCTGCCCAGCAGCGCGGCCGACGTCATCTGTCTGCAGGAAGTGACCCGAACCCCTGGTCTGACCGGCTGGACCCGCTTCAGCGACGCAGAACGTAACCTGCCGCAGCGCGCCAGCCTGCTCGACGATGTCCGCACCGTGCTGCCACGTCATCAGGCGTACTTCGTCGCCAGCGACTCCGGACCTGTGTCCGACCACGCGGGCAGCCGCCACCGGCAGGACTTCGGCCTGGCTACCTTCGTCGCCGAGCAACTGCCCGTCGTCGGTGTCGGCTCGGCCTTCGTACACGGGGAGTTCGTCGACCATCCGGAGTGGACGGCGGATCGCCCGCGCGTCGCCCTCGCCGTCGGGACCGTCGGCCGCGGATTGGTCTGGGTGGTGCAGGTCCACGGGTTGCGCGACCCGACCGGCAAGGGTGACACCACTGCGCGACGTCGCCAGGCCGAACGACTCGCGGGCCTGGTCAGCCGGGTACGCGGCCCGCGCGACCTGGTGGTCGTGTGCGGCGATTTCAACCTGCTGCCCGGCAGTGAGACGTTCCACGTGCTGGCCGGGGTCGGCCTGACCGACCTGGTCGGCACCGCCGACACCCGCACCTCGCACTACCCGAAGCCGGTCCGGCACGCGAGTTACCTGCTCGTCTCCGACGTCGCTGCCGTCGAGCGGTTTCAGGTCCTGCGGGAGCCGGAAGTCTCCGACCACCGTGCGCTCATCCTCGATGTCCGGACCTGA
- a CDS encoding ATP-binding protein: MGVGVASFVGRTRELGTLAAELDRIASARDDRPGRCLLIRGRRRVGKSRLVERFVDDAGVPYLYFTAAGAGTATELRQLATDAAESTLPGRDLVAAANPSDWDAAFRLLAAALPDDTPSVVVLDEVPYLMDPEQQFEGILQRAWDRLLSRKPVLLVLIGSDLAMMEALDDYRRPFHQRGREMVLGPLNPADLATMLDLPPADAIDAALITGGLPLVAAEWPSGASGWDFLDAALADPTSALLVSAERSLAAEFPAQLQAREVLTAIGSGERTFTNIARTAGDLSATSLHRSLETLQAKRLVIGELPLSTRPSKDRRYRIVDPYLRFWLRFLAPAMPEIERGRGDLTLARIRTSYPSWRGRAVEPLIRDALARLLPDDSLPAAPAIGAYWTRSNDVEIDIVGADRAPIARELYFVGSIKWHDQAPFDGHDLSALFRHRAVLTDEPLPTIAVSRSGASCRGLDVLYQPADLLAAW, translated from the coding sequence ATGGGGGTTGGTGTGGCGAGCTTCGTCGGGCGTACCCGGGAACTTGGCACCCTCGCCGCCGAGCTGGATCGGATCGCGTCGGCCCGCGACGACCGGCCCGGCCGCTGTCTGCTCATCCGAGGGCGGCGGCGGGTCGGCAAGTCCCGACTGGTCGAGCGGTTCGTCGACGACGCCGGGGTGCCGTACCTCTACTTCACCGCAGCCGGTGCCGGCACCGCCACCGAACTGCGGCAACTCGCCACCGACGCCGCCGAATCGACCCTGCCCGGCCGGGACCTGGTCGCCGCCGCCAACCCGTCGGACTGGGACGCCGCGTTCCGGCTGTTGGCAGCGGCGCTGCCCGACGACACCCCCAGTGTCGTCGTCCTCGACGAAGTGCCATACCTGATGGATCCCGAGCAGCAGTTCGAAGGCATCCTGCAGCGGGCCTGGGATCGGCTGCTGTCCCGCAAGCCGGTGCTGCTCGTCCTCATCGGCTCGGACCTGGCGATGATGGAGGCGCTCGACGACTACCGCCGGCCGTTCCACCAGCGTGGCCGGGAGATGGTGCTCGGCCCGCTCAACCCGGCCGACCTTGCCACCATGCTCGACCTGCCACCCGCCGACGCGATCGACGCCGCCCTGATCACCGGTGGACTGCCGCTGGTCGCCGCCGAATGGCCGTCCGGTGCGAGCGGGTGGGACTTCCTCGACGCGGCGCTGGCCGACCCGACATCGGCGCTGCTGGTCTCTGCGGAACGGTCACTCGCCGCCGAGTTCCCCGCCCAGCTCCAGGCCCGCGAGGTGCTGACCGCGATCGGCTCCGGCGAGCGTACGTTCACCAACATCGCCCGTACGGCTGGCGACCTGTCCGCCACGTCGCTGCATCGGTCCCTGGAAACCCTGCAGGCCAAGCGGCTCGTCATCGGTGAGCTGCCGCTGTCCACCCGCCCGTCGAAGGACCGCCGCTACCGGATCGTCGACCCGTACCTGCGCTTCTGGCTGCGGTTTCTCGCCCCCGCGATGCCGGAGATCGAACGCGGCCGGGGTGACCTGACCCTCGCCCGCATCCGGACGAGCTATCCGAGCTGGCGAGGCCGGGCGGTGGAGCCGCTGATCCGCGACGCGCTCGCCCGGCTGCTGCCCGACGACTCGCTGCCGGCGGCACCCGCCATCGGGGCGTACTGGACCAGATCCAACGACGTCGAGATCGACATCGTCGGTGCCGACCGGGCACCGATTGCCCGCGAGCTGTACTTCGTCGGCTCGATCAAATGGCACGACCAGGCACCGTTCGACGGGCACGACCTGTCCGCGCTGTTCCGGCATCGGGCCGTGCTGACCGACGAACCGCTGCCGACCATCGCCGTCTCCCGCAGCGGTGCCTCATGTCGCGGGCTCGACGTGCTCTACCAGCCTGCCGACCTGCTAGCCGCCTGGTAG
- a CDS encoding type IV toxin-antitoxin system AbiEi family antitoxin domain-containing protein, whose amino-acid sequence MNRKNLTALAGIASDQWGMISTAQAAHLGITAVSLAGMARAGELDRLTHGVYRLAGTPPDLHDDLRAAWIALDPHRTAAERIAAGPTEIVSHRSAAELHRLGNLDADLLEFTTIIRRQTRRTDVVLRRGTFDDTDWTLVDGLPTTTPLRTLRDLAASRADRGHLSGAVRDAVTQHSVPLTDISTELAPYAGSYGAVAGNGESLVDVLLAESGIPADALDLVERLARQIVQLSTAHNLDPLRAVLHQLDRQRPVDVSRKPDESR is encoded by the coding sequence GTGAACCGGAAAAATCTAACAGCTCTCGCCGGCATCGCCAGCGACCAGTGGGGCATGATCAGCACAGCGCAGGCCGCGCATCTCGGGATCACCGCAGTCAGCCTGGCCGGCATGGCTCGTGCAGGGGAGCTTGACCGGCTCACCCATGGCGTCTACCGCCTGGCCGGCACCCCTCCCGACTTGCACGACGACCTACGGGCGGCGTGGATTGCTCTCGACCCGCATCGAACCGCAGCGGAACGAATCGCGGCAGGCCCTACCGAGATCGTCTCCCACCGGTCAGCCGCAGAGTTACACCGACTCGGCAACCTGGACGCCGACCTGTTGGAGTTCACCACGATCATCCGTCGCCAGACTCGCCGCACGGACGTCGTGCTCCGCCGAGGCACCTTCGACGACACGGACTGGACTCTTGTTGACGGCCTGCCGACAACCACACCGCTGCGTACCCTGCGGGACCTCGCGGCCAGCCGCGCCGATCGCGGACACCTCTCCGGCGCCGTCCGGGACGCCGTCACGCAACACAGCGTGCCGCTCACCGACATCTCGACAGAACTGGCACCCTACGCGGGGTCCTACGGCGCGGTCGCGGGCAACGGCGAAAGCCTCGTCGACGTTCTACTCGCTGAGTCAGGCATCCCAGCGGATGCGCTGGACCTCGTCGAGCGCCTGGCCAGGCAGATCGTCCAGCTAAGCACGGCCCACAACCTGGACCCGTTGCGGGCCGTGCTCCATCAACTAGACCGACAGCGACCTGTCGACGTATCGAGAAAGCCTGATGAGAGCCGATAA
- a CDS encoding nucleotidyl transferase AbiEii/AbiGii toxin family protein codes for MGSGCLPGCLGARHSRDIDLLHLTSDPVEAEAELRRIGRRDLGDYLRFEVRRSIPLSVEDALRLKTEAYTGATKWESFDIDVSCEHHFVASVEPIVPVPVLQIDSISALPPFRLYPLVDQIADKITAMYETHGGVPSNRYRDLVDLVLLLDIEQLDAGLLSSALTQRVRNARSPVSLPEAMRPPGRGWPEGYRAAARRSSLPADLHRIEAALQHVGQCLDPILGRQVHSGRWTPSSRQWVTDSPS; via the coding sequence GTGGGATCGGGCTGCTTACCCGGCTGCCTGGGGGCGCGGCACAGCCGCGATATCGACCTGCTGCACCTCACCAGCGACCCGGTCGAGGCCGAGGCTGAGCTGCGCCGCATCGGCCGCCGTGACCTGGGGGACTACCTGCGCTTCGAGGTACGCCGATCGATACCGCTGTCGGTGGAGGACGCACTCCGGTTGAAGACCGAGGCCTACACAGGTGCGACAAAGTGGGAGAGCTTCGACATCGACGTCTCCTGCGAGCACCACTTCGTGGCCTCGGTCGAGCCGATCGTGCCTGTCCCGGTCCTGCAGATCGACAGCATCTCGGCGCTTCCACCGTTTCGGCTCTACCCGCTGGTCGACCAGATCGCGGACAAGATCACCGCGATGTATGAGACGCACGGCGGAGTCCCCTCGAACCGCTACCGAGACCTGGTCGACCTGGTCCTGCTGCTCGACATCGAGCAACTGGACGCCGGGCTGCTCAGCTCCGCACTGACCCAACGCGTCAGGAATGCCCGGAGCCCGGTGTCGTTGCCCGAGGCGATGCGTCCGCCCGGCCGGGGCTGGCCCGAGGGCTACCGCGCCGCAGCCCGGCGCAGCTCGCTGCCCGCCGACCTCCACCGCATCGAAGCCGCGTTGCAGCACGTCGGGCAATGTCTCGACCCCATTCTGGGCCGCCAGGTGCACAGCGGCCGGTGGACACCGTCAAGCCGCCAGTGGGTCACGGATTCCCCGTCCTGA
- a CDS encoding phosphotransferase produces MLTPPEELTEETLGATLGRAWRMIVDSLEYLPVGWGSHHWSAVEATGRRWFVTVDDLTLRRHSDHEPLRAAYRRLETALGAAGDLREHGLGFVVAPVPTAADGGPLARATDRYAVALYPHVDGDSFEFGPFTSPEHRRATLDMVTAVHTAPASARRPVPVDNFAIPLRAGLVAALTADATPAQETGPYARDAARLVTAHAPALRQRLDRYDALTRLALAEPGRMVLTHGEPHPGNTMRTADGWRLIDWESALVAPPERDLWHVETGDGTIAAAYAQATGVRPVPQLIELYRLRWELADIAVESDRFRHPHTGSADDAAGWQILRDYLEPWDAGSSSHAGRQP; encoded by the coding sequence GTGTTGACGCCGCCGGAGGAGCTGACCGAGGAGACGCTGGGGGCCACGCTGGGCAGGGCGTGGCGGATGATCGTGGACTCGCTGGAGTATCTGCCGGTCGGCTGGGGCAGCCACCACTGGTCGGCGGTCGAGGCTACCGGTCGGCGCTGGTTCGTCACCGTCGACGATCTGACGCTGCGGCGGCACTCGGATCACGAGCCGCTGCGGGCCGCGTACCGCCGCTTGGAGACCGCGCTCGGCGCGGCGGGTGACCTGCGCGAACACGGCCTCGGCTTCGTCGTCGCCCCAGTGCCCACCGCCGCCGACGGCGGCCCGCTGGCCCGCGCCACCGACCGGTACGCGGTCGCGCTCTACCCACACGTCGACGGCGACAGCTTCGAGTTTGGGCCATTCACGTCACCGGAGCACCGAAGGGCCACCCTCGACATGGTGACCGCGGTGCACACCGCCCCGGCGAGCGCCCGCCGGCCCGTGCCGGTCGACAATTTCGCGATCCCGCTGCGGGCCGGGCTGGTCGCGGCCCTCACCGCCGACGCCACCCCGGCGCAGGAGACCGGGCCGTACGCGCGGGACGCTGCCCGCCTGGTCACCGCGCACGCCCCCGCGTTGCGCCAGCGGCTGGACCGCTACGACGCGCTGACCCGGCTGGCCCTCGCCGAGCCGGGCCGGATGGTGCTCACCCATGGCGAACCGCATCCGGGCAACACGATGCGCACCGCCGACGGTTGGCGGCTGATCGACTGGGAGTCCGCGCTGGTCGCTCCGCCGGAGCGGGACCTGTGGCATGTCGAGACCGGCGACGGCACGATCGCGGCGGCGTACGCGCAGGCGACCGGTGTCCGGCCGGTGCCGCAGCTGATCGAGCTGTACCGGCTGCGGTGGGAGTTGGCCGACATCGCGGTCGAGTCCGACCGGTTCCGCCACCCGCACACCGGCTCGGCCGACGACGCGGCAGGCTGGCAGATCCTGCGTGACTATCTGGAGCCGTGGGACGCCGGTTCCTCGAGTCACGCAGGACGCCAGCCCTGA
- a CDS encoding DUF5615 family PIN-like protein gives MSGLLLDEMYSRELARLLRERGHDVVAVLDPDIGLVAAPDTEVLAWAARNGRCLVTENARDFVRLAPGIPHLGVVLVSGQRFRRTPSGLGRLVTALDQMLSAKDLPPPDGMVWLGAVG, from the coding sequence GTGAGTGGCCTGTTACTAGACGAGATGTACTCGCGCGAGCTGGCCAGGTTGCTGCGTGAGCGCGGGCACGACGTGGTTGCCGTACTCGACCCCGACATCGGGCTCGTCGCCGCACCGGATACCGAGGTCCTGGCCTGGGCGGCCCGCAACGGACGATGCCTGGTCACTGAGAACGCTCGTGACTTCGTCAGACTCGCGCCAGGCATCCCACACCTGGGCGTCGTTCTGGTGTCCGGTCAGCGGTTCCGGCGTACCCCGTCCGGGCTGGGCCGGCTCGTGACCGCGCTTGACCAGATGCTGTCGGCCAAAGATCTTCCCCCACCGGACGGCATGGTCTGGCTCGGCGCGGTCGGGTGA
- a CDS encoding DivIVA domain-containing protein: MFRRNAATVRHRLTAVTGGDYQSNSGRNGVRRLRLTASAVRAMRFFPRRWRRGLDPDEVHGYLERVADEIDELRRELRMAWTEADRVRNALRAWQTEQFEARFDPQQQPQPNGHHYYAAAR; the protein is encoded by the coding sequence GTGTTCAGGCGCAACGCGGCGACCGTACGGCACCGGCTGACGGCGGTGACCGGCGGCGACTACCAGAGCAACAGCGGACGCAACGGCGTACGGCGATTGCGGCTGACCGCGTCGGCGGTGCGTGCGATGCGGTTCTTCCCCCGGCGGTGGCGGCGCGGCCTCGACCCGGACGAGGTCCACGGCTACCTGGAGCGGGTCGCCGACGAGATCGACGAGCTGCGCCGCGAGCTGCGGATGGCCTGGACGGAAGCCGACCGGGTGCGCAACGCGCTGCGCGCATGGCAGACCGAGCAGTTCGAGGCCCGGTTCGACCCGCAGCAGCAGCCGCAGCCGAACGGCCACCACTACTACGCGGCGGCCCGGTGA
- a CDS encoding helix-turn-helix domain-containing protein: MTARRHGLFRQRRTAGFSQEGLARLLQVDRTTIARWERGDTDPQPAVRARLAEALDLPIDQLDALLADEPTNLALDSAESGGTVASGETDGGDLVDRRAFTINTALAGLGIATPLRDWITSSQVPQHLSMEHMQQVSETILAFRRADAAIGGDSLCDVAIAMYRRLARWERETSYSRQVGEALQDCLGDLEAQTGWLALDAERHDESRHYLHAAFVRARLRDDPRLEVRALQQLSMLLRETDPQEASRYAEAAQRIAAPWATPRLKALLHLRSTLAHAQAGDASGFGRELVNARIQFDRGLHEDDPDYIGFVTIHEVNATEGLSHLALDRPDRAASSFIGRLERPDPVFKRNEYLGKLNMATALYQQGDHSGSGSIALNVLPAVTSLKSRRTRKRLASLRADLGRTALHVPAARDFVEAYDAAKVA, translated from the coding sequence GTGACGGCACGGCGGCACGGCCTGTTCAGGCAACGCAGGACGGCGGGCTTCAGCCAGGAAGGACTGGCCAGGCTCCTGCAGGTCGATCGCACGACGATCGCCCGGTGGGAGCGCGGTGACACAGACCCACAACCAGCGGTACGGGCACGACTCGCCGAGGCACTTGACCTGCCAATTGATCAGCTCGACGCGCTACTCGCTGATGAGCCGACGAATCTCGCTCTGGACAGCGCCGAATCCGGCGGTACGGTGGCATCGGGGGAGACCGATGGAGGTGATCTTGTGGACCGCCGCGCTTTCACGATCAACACCGCTCTGGCCGGCCTGGGCATCGCCACGCCGCTACGCGACTGGATCACGTCTTCTCAGGTGCCGCAGCACCTGAGCATGGAGCACATGCAGCAGGTCTCCGAGACGATCCTGGCCTTTCGGCGTGCTGATGCGGCGATCGGCGGCGACAGCCTGTGCGATGTCGCCATCGCCATGTACCGCCGCCTCGCCCGCTGGGAGCGCGAGACGAGCTACAGCCGTCAGGTCGGTGAGGCCCTGCAGGACTGCCTCGGCGATCTGGAAGCGCAGACCGGCTGGCTCGCCCTCGACGCTGAGCGCCACGACGAGTCGCGCCACTACCTCCACGCAGCTTTCGTCCGTGCCCGGCTCCGCGACGATCCCCGCCTTGAGGTGCGCGCGCTCCAGCAGCTCTCGATGCTCCTCCGCGAGACGGACCCGCAGGAGGCTTCGCGGTACGCCGAGGCCGCTCAGCGAATCGCCGCACCATGGGCCACCCCGCGCTTGAAAGCCCTGCTGCACCTGCGCTCCACCCTCGCCCACGCCCAGGCCGGCGACGCATCCGGGTTCGGACGGGAGTTGGTTAATGCCAGAATCCAGTTCGACCGTGGTCTGCACGAGGACGATCCGGACTACATCGGGTTCGTCACCATCCACGAGGTCAACGCCACCGAAGGTCTGTCGCACCTCGCGCTTGACCGCCCCGACCGAGCCGCATCGAGCTTCATCGGCCGGCTCGAACGCCCCGACCCGGTCTTCAAACGGAACGAATACCTGGGGAAGCTCAACATGGCAACGGCCCTGTACCAGCAGGGCGACCATTCGGGATCCGGCTCGATCGCGCTCAACGTTCTGCCCGCTGTCACGTCGCTCAAGTCCCGACGCACCCGGAAGCGACTGGCGTCCCTGCGAGCCGACCTCGGGCGAACGGCTCTGCACGTGCCGGCAGCTCGTGACTTCGTCGAGGCGTACGACGCCGCCAAGGTCGCCTGA
- a CDS encoding GNAT family N-acetyltransferase has protein sequence MAIDGLKLDVYDADQAKAILEELIAVYIEIYDEPADAFHGEDRYRRQINGHMTLPGWKLVTGRIGNELAGYVYGFPLSSDRWWNGLLTPVPDGFAVEDGRRTFAISELMVRESWRRQGVARALHDELLGNREESRATLLADPKNAPAQAAYASWGWRTVAQLRPNWENSPTYDVLIRP, from the coding sequence ATGGCGATCGACGGTCTCAAGCTCGACGTCTACGACGCTGACCAGGCGAAGGCGATCCTCGAAGAGCTGATCGCCGTCTACATCGAGATCTACGACGAGCCGGCCGACGCGTTCCACGGCGAGGACCGCTATCGCCGGCAGATCAACGGTCATATGACGCTGCCCGGCTGGAAGCTCGTCACTGGCAGGATCGGCAACGAACTCGCCGGCTACGTCTACGGCTTCCCGCTGTCGTCGGACCGCTGGTGGAACGGGCTGCTCACACCCGTACCGGATGGCTTCGCCGTGGAGGACGGACGGCGCACCTTCGCGATCAGCGAGCTCATGGTCCGTGAATCCTGGCGGCGGCAGGGCGTTGCTCGCGCACTGCACGACGAACTCCTCGGCAACCGGGAAGAGTCCAGAGCCACCCTGCTTGCCGACCCGAAGAACGCCCCTGCGCAGGCCGCGTACGCCTCCTGGGGCTGGCGTACCGTCGCCCAACTTCGGCCGAACTGGGAGAACTCCCCCACCTACGACGTCCTGATCCGCCCGTAG
- a CDS encoding trypsin-like serine peptidase: MASLSLALIVTGMPAANAAPSAETSDRNGNTTAVARTSDGRAITNAKIAKEVTEFWTEERMASAVDLTFAGKATAAGSSIADAKPNGPAGAVAPLAPSLGSRGDVGLMVNESLAVGKVYFTTPTGGTASCSASTVASGKRRLVMTAGHCVHQGPGGQWYSNWQFVPRYRNGSRPYGTFVANSLNTRTAWINSGSYAEDMGIAIMNNGGIYGAKVVDTVGGHGLRWNYSYSVYVTALGYPSNLGGGESQYYCQGTTWNPGGQQIRMYCNMTYGSSGGPWLQEYNDSTGYGYINSVVSHGDNPGNGQFDGPYFDNDIKSLYDFAEGISPA; this comes from the coding sequence ATGGCCAGCCTATCGCTCGCGCTGATCGTGACCGGTATGCCGGCCGCCAATGCAGCTCCGTCAGCGGAGACAAGCGATCGGAACGGCAACACCACCGCGGTCGCCCGCACCAGCGACGGACGCGCGATCACCAACGCGAAGATCGCCAAGGAGGTCACCGAGTTCTGGACCGAAGAGCGGATGGCATCGGCAGTCGACCTGACCTTCGCGGGGAAGGCGACGGCAGCCGGATCGTCGATCGCCGACGCCAAGCCCAACGGGCCGGCGGGCGCGGTGGCGCCGCTGGCTCCGAGCCTCGGCAGCCGCGGTGACGTCGGACTGATGGTCAACGAGTCGCTCGCCGTCGGCAAGGTCTACTTCACCACCCCCACCGGCGGCACCGCCTCCTGCTCGGCCAGCACCGTGGCCAGCGGCAAGCGGCGGCTGGTGATGACCGCAGGCCACTGTGTGCACCAGGGGCCCGGCGGACAGTGGTACAGCAACTGGCAGTTCGTCCCGCGCTACCGTAACGGCTCGCGGCCGTACGGCACGTTCGTTGCGAACAGCCTGAACACCCGTACCGCGTGGATCAACAGTGGCAGCTACGCCGAGGACATGGGCATCGCCATCATGAACAACGGCGGCATCTACGGCGCGAAGGTCGTCGACACCGTCGGCGGCCACGGGCTGCGCTGGAACTACAGCTACAGCGTCTACGTCACCGCTCTCGGTTACCCGTCCAACCTTGGCGGCGGCGAGAGCCAGTACTACTGCCAGGGCACCACGTGGAACCCCGGCGGCCAGCAGATCCGGATGTACTGCAACATGACGTACGGTTCCAGCGGCGGACCCTGGCTGCAGGAATACAACGACTCGACCGGCTACGGATACATCAACAGCGTCGTCAGCCACGGAGACAACCCGGGCAACGGCCAATTCGACGGCCCGTACTTCGACAACGACATCAAGAGCCTCTACGACTTCGCCGAAGGCATCTCTCCGGCGTAG
- a CDS encoding VOC family protein, translating to MQQQVHFVTVATADLAAARRFYRDGLGWQPTLDVPGEIIFFQIGPGLVLGLFDADGFARDIDAGGRVETRPAGFTLSHNVATPDDVDRVLTEAQAAGGRLLKPGQRADFGGYHGHFADPNGIVWEVACNPGWRVDPDGTVVLGPVDPPA from the coding sequence GTGCAGCAGCAGGTGCACTTCGTCACCGTGGCCACCGCGGACCTCGCTGCGGCGCGGCGCTTCTACCGGGACGGGCTCGGCTGGCAGCCGACGCTCGACGTACCCGGTGAGATCATCTTCTTTCAGATCGGTCCGGGTCTGGTTCTCGGCCTGTTCGATGCCGACGGCTTCGCGCGTGACATCGACGCGGGGGGTCGGGTCGAGACCAGGCCGGCCGGGTTCACGCTGTCGCACAACGTGGCGACGCCGGATGACGTCGACCGGGTGCTGACGGAGGCGCAGGCGGCCGGCGGTCGCCTGCTCAAACCGGGTCAGCGGGCCGACTTCGGCGGCTACCACGGGCATTTCGCCGATCCGAACGGCATTGTCTGGGAGGTTGCCTGCAACCCGGGTTGGCGTGTCGATCCGGACGGCACCGTCGTGCTCGGTCCGGTCGATCCGCCGGCGTGA
- a CDS encoding HPF/RaiA family ribosome-associated protein — translation MSARTDAATVGECLNLGAGFGQRDRAWIVEQFSVIDGRLAAFPADSTRLELSVKDREVRGQKVTLECLIAGWPKIVTTSGEEDLRAALNDVRDDLRRRLNDTKTRQEPRNNRHLRQSGAQELGTDPVE, via the coding sequence GTGAGCGCCCGCACCGACGCGGCGACGGTCGGCGAGTGCCTGAACCTCGGGGCAGGCTTCGGCCAGCGCGACCGGGCCTGGATCGTCGAGCAGTTCTCGGTGATCGACGGTCGGTTGGCCGCGTTCCCGGCCGACAGCACCCGGTTGGAGTTGTCGGTCAAGGACCGGGAGGTACGTGGGCAGAAGGTCACTCTCGAATGCTTGATCGCCGGCTGGCCGAAGATCGTGACGACCTCGGGCGAGGAGGATCTGCGGGCTGCGCTCAACGACGTACGGGACGACCTGCGGCGGCGGCTCAACGACACGAAGACCCGCCAGGAGCCGCGTAACAATCGGCATCTGCGGCAGAGCGGTGCGCAGGAGTTGGGCACGGACCCCGTCGAGTAG